A single genomic interval of Dysidea avara chromosome 8, odDysAvar1.4, whole genome shotgun sequence harbors:
- the LOC136264620 gene encoding striatin-interacting protein 1 homolog, producing the protein MEGLLDDSVAARRNGDERPIGGLPKIKDIIRRSRRDSDPQIEAPDLDFEYEDTDTLPHEIAELYSYSESPEFYLNRVKFLDQLEKKFPGANWTSLDHGQKVADIMTLLDQLEVVNASERMDAARSLLYLAHGNYSIGMKEDELLRISRKNLFLMLQCGVFQAVTQLLCLEMDNLERAMEAMHKGSISIVDNMEIRVCLSIHYIFIENLRREDPSDSGDEKRMREEFLKDLSTPIVDDDSLVSILFVMLLKFCSGNMPHYPIKKILVLIWKIILTTLGGMHALADRKKEMRIRAGLPGEYENPKSKPMSLTHPAFDPPTTIERKSRDELIYAIQEGGNATDVGSPSVESASGVIRPKANTKGLEFRPKVRMNDVEAFVENSRAKFSCFENADSSVDELTGLPDPIKESIEVLKAHVYTPLADIQIKEESQLEAGLAGKPVEDIVLPERTSEAEKLYKVLLPNLPQYMIALLKVLLAAAPTSKARSDSLNILVDVVPQEIPNSIVESTQLTLDINRHKEIIVKAISAILLLLLKHLKVNHIYQFEFISQHLVFANCIQLILKFFNQNTIQLLQYVTAKNNIYATDFTNCVLRSALEEDSDPLPPDPSYCWRNLFSCINLVRILQKLTKWKHSRTMMLVVFKSAPILKRALKVRHPMMQLYVLKLLKVQAKYLGRNWRRSNMKIISSIYQMVRHRLHDDWAYGNDLDARPWDFQTEEYALRACVDRFNARYYSTEGSVVSQSDDDLIKLDMTPVDVNPLSVLGQDVELSEDWKEHYEEWVDKEVIFDPPNWDHVLNHP; encoded by the coding sequence ATGGAGGGTTTGCTAGATGATTCTGTTGCGGCGCGAAGAAATGGCGACGAGAGGCCTATTGGTGGTCTACCAAAGATTAAAGATATTATTAGAAGAAGCCGAAGAGACTCAGACCCTCAAATAGAAGCGCCCGACTTAGATTTTGAGTATGAAGACACGGATACCTTACCACACGAAATAGCAGAGCTATACAGTTACTCTGAGTCGCCAGAGTTTTACCTGAACAGGGTAAAGTTCTTGGATCAACTTGAGAAGAAGTTCCCTGGAGCAAACTGGACCTCCCTTGATCACGGCCAGAAGGTAGCAGACATTATGACCTTACTAGATCAACTGGAAGTGGTCAATGCTAGTGAAAGAATGGATGCGGCTCGTAGCTTGCTATACTTGGCCCATGGCAACTACTCCATTGGAATGAAGGAAGATGAATTGTTGAGAATATCTCGTAAGAATTTGTTCCTAATGTTGCAATGTGGAGTGTTCCAAGCTGTCACTCAACTACTCTGTCTTGAAATGGACAATCTTGAGAGAGCTATGGAGGCCATGCACAAAGGTAGTATATCTATCGTAGATAATATGGAGATTAGGGTCTGTCTCAGTATACACTACATCTTCATTGAGAACCTCAGAAGAGAAGACCCTTCAGATAGTGGGGATGAAAAGAGAATGAGAGAGGAGTTCTTAAAAGACCTCAGTACTCCAATTGTTGATGACGATTCTTTGGTCTCTATCCTGTTTGTGATGTTGCTAAAGTTCTGCAGTGGTAATATGCCACATTATCCCATCAAGAAGATATTAGTGTTAATTTGGAAGATCATTCTCACCACGTTGGGTGGAATGCATGCCCTCGCTGACCGTAAGAAGGAGATGAGAATTAGGGCAGGTCTTCCGGGAGAATATGAGAACCCAAAGTCAAAACCAATGTCACTAACCCATCCAGCATTTGATCCTCCCACAACGATTGAAAGGAAAAGTCGTGATGAACTAATATATGCTATACAAGAGGGTGGTAACGCAACTGACGTTGGGTCACCTAGTGTGGAATCTGCTTCAGGTGTGATACGACCGAAGGCAAACACTAAAGGATTGGAGTTCAGGCCCAAAGTGCGTATGAATGACGTGGAGGCTTTTGTTGAGAACAGTCGGGCAAAGTTTAGTTGCTTTGAGAATGCAGACAGCAGTGTTGATGAATTAACTGGGTTACCAGATCCCATCAAGGAAAGCATCGAAGTGTTGAAGGCTCATGTGTACACACCCCTTGCTGACATACAGATCAAAGAGGAGAGCCAGTTAGAGGCGGGACTAGCTGGCAAACCTGTTGAAGATATTGTCCTGCCTGAGAGAACATCTGAAGCAGAGAAGTTATACAAGGTTCTTCTTCCTAATCTACCTCAATACATGATTGCTCTGTTGAAGGTGCTATTGGCAGCGGCTCCAACTTCTAAAGCAAGAAGTGACTCATTGAATATACTGGTAGATGTGGTCCCCCAAGAGATCCCAAACTCAATCGTAGAGTCAACACAGCTGACACTCGACATTAACCGTCACAAGGAGATCATTGTCAAGGCAATATCGGCCATTTTATTGCTGTTATTGAAGCACCTTAAAGTGAACCACATTTACCAGTTTGAGTTCATCAGCCAACACCTAGTGTTTGCTAACTGTATTCAACTGATATTGAAGTTTTTCAATCAGAACACCATACAACTACTGCAATATGTCACTGCCAAGAATAACATCTACGCAACAGATTTTACTAATTGTGTGCTGAGGTCTGCTTTAGAAGAAGACAGCGACCCTCTGCCCCCTGATCCTAGCTATTGCTGGAGGAATCTCTTCTCTTGTATAAATTTGGTGCGTATTCTACAGAAACTAACAAAATGGAAGCACTCACGGACTATGATGCTCGTTGTTTTCAAGTCAGCTCCAATCCTCAAACGTGCTCTGAAGGTTCGTCACCCAATGATGCAACTGTATGTTCTGAAGCTGCTCAAAGTCCAGGCCAAGTATCTTGGTCGTAACTGGCGTCGTAGCAATATGAAGATCATATCATCGATCTACCAAATGGTCAGACATCGACTTCATGATGATTGGGCGTATGGTAACGACCTTGATGCTAGACCATGGGACTTTCAGACTGAGGAGTATGCACTGAGAGCTTGTGTTGACCGGTTTAATGCTCGTTACTACAGCACAGAGGGGTCTGTAGTCAGTCAAAGTGACGATGACTTGATCAAACTAGACATGACTCCTGTTGATGTCAACCCTCTGAGTGTTCTGGGTCAAGATGTCGAGTTGAGTGAAGATTGGAAGGAGCACTATGAAGAGTGGGTTGATAAAGAGGTGATCTTTGACCCTCCCAATTGGGACCACGTACTGAACCATCCATAA